From a region of the Euwallacea similis isolate ESF13 chromosome 19, ESF131.1, whole genome shotgun sequence genome:
- the LOC136415086 gene encoding mitochondrial import inner membrane translocase subunit Tim21, translating into MLVLRHSILSVLVTKHRFHKVFQYHLPKRLKSSDSKLTPTSGSSSSHKVDTNVKPIGEKVKETTKTTSYLAIILLGVGICGGLMYTVFNELFSSNSPNNIYSKAVKKCIDHVQVSDKLGYPISAYGDETRRGRRQHVSHAYYLDKEGRKHIRMKFHLKGTAHSGTAHLDMVEGNAGSYEYRFLFVEVDDMFSSIIIVEDNRNSTTVSITPELELKY; encoded by the exons ATGCTTGTTCTTCGTCACTCAATTTTATCAGTTCTTGTAACCAAACACCGCTTTCACAAAGTATTTCAGTACCATTTACCTAAAAGACTGAAAAGTTCAGATAGCAAACTTACTCCAACATCTGGTTCCAGTAGTTCCCACAAAGTGGATACCAATGTCAAACCTATTGGAGAAAAAGTCAAAGAGACCACCAAAACTACCTCTTACTTGGCCATAATATTGCTTGGAGTAGGCATTTGTGGGGGGCTTATGTATACTGTTTTCAATGAACTCTTCTCTAGTAATAGCCCCAATAATATTTACTCTAAAGCAGTGAAGAAGTGTATTGATCATGTACAAGTATCAGATAAGTTGGGCTATCCTATCAGTGCTTATGGGGATGAAACCAGAAGAg GTAGAAGACAACATGTTAGTCATGCATATTATTTAGACAAAGAGGGTCGAAAACACATAAgaatgaaatttcatttaaaaggcACAGCCCATTCAGGCACTGCCCACTTAGATATGGTTGAg GGGAATGCTGGCAGCTATGAATATCGATTTCTCTTTGTAGAAGTGGATGATATGTTCAGTTCTATAATAATTGTGGAAGATAACCGAAATTCAACAACTGTATCTATTACTCCAGAATtggaattgaaatattaa